A stretch of Mycobacteriales bacterium DNA encodes these proteins:
- a CDS encoding aldose 1-epimerase family protein — protein sequence MTVPSGRQIQLEHGVHRAVVVEVGGGLREYTVDGVPVLDGYPSSEMASGGRGQTLLPWPNRLAGGRYSFGDSSYQLALTEPTKGNAIHGLTRWVNWTVDSQTESGVVMALSLHPQPGYPFALEFRLEYTLSDAGLTVRTTATNVGDAPCPYGTGAHPYLTAGTDTVDGATVQGPGRRYLPTDDNGIPTGTEDVEGGPYDFRQPRSLDGAEVDHCFTDLERDEDGIATVTLAGPDRSVRLWVDGGYRYLQVFTGDTLVPERRRRGLAVEPMTCPPDAFRSGEGLIVLEPGETTMTTWGVAP from the coding sequence GTGACGGTCCCTTCCGGTAGGCAGATCCAGCTCGAGCACGGTGTGCACCGGGCGGTCGTGGTCGAGGTCGGCGGCGGCCTGCGCGAGTACACAGTGGACGGCGTCCCGGTGCTCGACGGCTACCCGTCCTCGGAGATGGCCAGCGGCGGGCGCGGCCAGACGCTGCTCCCGTGGCCGAACCGGCTGGCGGGCGGGCGGTACTCGTTCGGCGACAGCTCGTACCAGCTGGCGCTGACCGAGCCGACCAAGGGCAACGCGATCCACGGGCTGACCCGCTGGGTGAACTGGACGGTCGACTCGCAGACCGAGTCCGGGGTGGTCATGGCGCTGTCGCTGCATCCGCAGCCGGGCTACCCGTTCGCCCTGGAGTTCCGGCTGGAGTACACGCTGTCCGACGCGGGCCTGACCGTCCGGACCACGGCGACCAACGTCGGCGACGCGCCGTGTCCGTACGGGACCGGCGCCCATCCCTACCTCACGGCCGGGACCGACACCGTGGACGGCGCCACCGTGCAGGGGCCCGGCCGCCGCTACCTGCCGACCGACGACAACGGCATCCCGACCGGGACCGAGGACGTCGAGGGCGGGCCGTACGACTTCCGCCAGCCGCGGTCGCTGGACGGCGCCGAGGTCGACCACTGCTTCACCGACCTGGAGCGCGACGAGGACGGGATCGCCACCGTCACGCTGGCCGGGCCGGACCGCTCGGTCCGGCTCTGGGTCGACGGCGGGTATCGCTACCTGCAGGTCTTCACCGGGGACACGCTGGTGCCGGAGCGGCGGCGGCGCGGGCTCGCGGTCGAGCCGATGACCTGCCCGCCCGACGCGTTCCGCAGCGGCGAGGGGCTGATCGTGCTCGAGCCGGGTGAGACCACGATGACGACCTGGGGGGTCGCCCCGTGA
- a CDS encoding alpha/beta fold hydrolase: MVRAGSVELCAQAFGTRGDPAVLLISGSSSSMDWWEPGFCTALAGGGRFVIRYDLRDTGQSVHYPVGSPDYGSRDLVADVAGLLDAYGVERACLLGISMGGAIAQLTALLRPSRVSALVLLSTFAPGGPPVGMDPALAEYFQQAPETDWSDPAAVLDQQIDYQRELAAESVPFDEPAARALTEAAFARTLDVRASLTNHDLIRSDVDDWYSRLGEIRVPTLVVHGAEDRFIRPAHGEALARSIPGARLLLLPGVGHEFPRRAWGPVVPAVLEVSGA, translated from the coding sequence ATGGTGCGGGCCGGGTCGGTCGAGCTGTGCGCGCAGGCCTTCGGGACGCGCGGCGACCCGGCCGTCCTGCTCATCAGCGGGTCGAGCTCGTCGATGGACTGGTGGGAACCGGGGTTCTGCACGGCGCTGGCCGGCGGCGGCCGGTTCGTCATCCGGTACGACCTGCGGGACACCGGCCAGTCGGTGCACTACCCGGTCGGGTCGCCGGACTACGGCTCCCGGGACCTGGTCGCGGACGTCGCCGGGCTGCTGGACGCGTACGGGGTCGAGCGGGCCTGCCTGCTGGGGATCTCGATGGGCGGCGCGATCGCGCAGCTGACGGCGTTGCTGCGGCCGTCGCGGGTGAGCGCGCTGGTGCTGCTGTCGACGTTCGCGCCGGGCGGGCCTCCGGTCGGGATGGATCCTGCGCTTGCGGAGTACTTCCAGCAGGCCCCGGAGACCGACTGGTCCGACCCCGCGGCCGTGCTGGATCAGCAGATCGACTACCAGCGGGAGCTGGCGGCTGAGTCTGTGCCGTTCGACGAGCCGGCCGCCCGGGCGCTCACCGAGGCCGCCTTCGCGCGGACGCTGGACGTGCGGGCCTCGTTGACGAACCACGACCTGATCCGGTCGGACGTCGACGACTGGTACTCGCGGCTCGGAGAGATCCGGGTGCCGACGCTGGTCGTGCACGGCGCGGAGGACCGGTTCATCCGGCCGGCGCACGGAGAGGCGCTGGCCCGCTCCATTCCGGGCGCTCGGCTGCTCCTGCTGCCCGGCGTCGGGCACGAGTTCCCGCGGCGGGCCTGGGGTCCGGTCGTGCCGGCCGTGCTGGAGGTGTCCGGTGCCTGA
- the pip gene encoding prolyl aminopeptidase has protein sequence MPDRYPPIEPYASGLLDVGDGHEIYWETSGNPSGKPVVWLHGGPGGPPVPNQRRQYDPAAYRIVVFDQRGCGRSRPLASTAAADLSTNTTQHLLQDIELLREHLGIERWVVTGGSWGVTLALAYAQQHPSRVLAMSLAAVTAGRRLEADWIIRDMRRIFPREWDAYAAELPESERDGDLATAYARLLASPDPAVTERAAYQWCVWEDTHMSLAPDWEPWLQHRDPSFRQVFARLVTHYWSNGCFLDDTPILAAMDRIAAIPAVLIHGRYDVSGPLDTAWDLHRAWPASRLVVLEDAGHGGTSMTAAMQAALDEFR, from the coding sequence GTGCCTGACCGCTACCCGCCTATCGAGCCGTACGCGTCGGGTCTTCTCGACGTCGGTGACGGGCACGAGATCTACTGGGAGACCTCGGGAAATCCGTCCGGGAAGCCCGTGGTCTGGTTGCACGGCGGGCCGGGCGGGCCGCCGGTGCCCAACCAGCGGCGGCAGTACGACCCGGCGGCGTACCGGATCGTGGTGTTCGACCAGCGCGGCTGCGGGCGGTCCCGGCCGCTGGCTTCCACTGCCGCCGCGGATCTCAGCACCAACACGACGCAGCACCTTCTGCAGGACATCGAACTGCTGCGGGAGCACCTCGGCATCGAGCGGTGGGTGGTGACCGGCGGGTCCTGGGGCGTGACGCTCGCGCTGGCCTACGCGCAGCAGCACCCGTCCCGGGTTCTCGCGATGTCGCTGGCGGCCGTCACCGCCGGGCGGCGGCTGGAGGCCGACTGGATCATTCGCGACATGCGGCGGATCTTCCCGCGGGAGTGGGACGCGTACGCGGCCGAGTTGCCGGAGTCCGAACGCGACGGTGACCTGGCCACGGCGTACGCGCGCCTGCTGGCCTCGCCCGACCCGGCCGTGACCGAGCGGGCGGCCTACCAGTGGTGCGTCTGGGAGGACACCCACATGTCGCTGGCGCCCGACTGGGAGCCCTGGCTGCAGCACCGGGATCCGTCGTTCCGGCAGGTGTTCGCGCGGCTGGTCACGCACTACTGGTCGAACGGGTGCTTCCTCGACGACACCCCGATCCTGGCCGCGATGGACCGGATCGCCGCGATCCCCGCCGTCCTCATCCACGGCCGGTACGACGTGTCCGGGCCGCTGGACACGGCCTGGGACCTGCACCGGGCCTGGCCGGCGTCGCGGCTGGTGGTGCTGGAGGACGCCGGGCACGGGGGCACGTCGATGACGGCGGCGATGCAGGCGGCGCTGGACGAATTCCGTTAG
- a CDS encoding alpha/beta hydrolase, which translates to MLPFLQPFVAPFTPVSPVTVDGLSLYLPPEPSRPAPAVVLVHGGPVPAELPQRPPSWPAYVGYGSLLAAAGVVGVMFEHGYRTPDSLDTAALDVRRAVSVAREHPSVDSGRTVLWFFSGGGVLAGDWLAAPPPWLAAVALTYPICDHRPGVQTSVVTPIAAGATVPVLLTRVEHEFDFVVPTQEAFLRAAPAVSVIDVPGAEHGFETINDTDAARSAISSAVTWTTGHALGRP; encoded by the coding sequence GTGCTTCCGTTCCTGCAGCCGTTCGTCGCGCCGTTCACGCCGGTTTCGCCCGTGACCGTGGACGGGCTCTCCCTCTACCTGCCCCCGGAGCCTTCCCGGCCGGCGCCGGCGGTCGTGCTGGTGCACGGCGGGCCGGTGCCGGCGGAGCTGCCGCAGCGGCCGCCGTCCTGGCCGGCGTACGTCGGCTATGGCTCGCTGCTCGCGGCGGCCGGCGTGGTCGGGGTGATGTTCGAGCACGGCTACCGGACGCCCGATTCGCTCGACACGGCCGCTCTTGACGTGCGCCGGGCGGTGTCTGTTGCCCGGGAGCATCCGTCCGTCGACAGTGGACGGACGGTGCTCTGGTTCTTCTCCGGTGGCGGGGTGCTGGCCGGGGACTGGCTCGCCGCACCCCCGCCCTGGCTGGCCGCCGTCGCCCTGACCTACCCGATCTGCGATCACCGCCCCGGCGTCCAGACGTCGGTGGTCACGCCGATCGCCGCCGGCGCGACGGTGCCGGTGCTGCTGACCCGGGTCGAGCACGAGTTCGACTTCGTCGTGCCGACGCAGGAAGCGTTCCTGCGGGCGGCCCCGGCTGTCTCGGTCATAGACGTCCCCGGCGCCGAACACGGCTTCGAAACCATCAACGACACCGACGCGGCCCGCTCCGCAATCTCCTCCGCCGTCACCTGGACGACGGGTCACGCGCTCGGCCGCCCGTAG
- a CDS encoding lysylphosphatidylglycerol synthase transmembrane domain-containing protein produces the protein MRAGAVGFGRAVRRLGPLLLRLAGGVTVLWFLARLVGAAPFEDGLRAVTWPAVVAAAMLTALTTACSAWRWRVVARSLGIGIGLPRAMGAYYRSLFLNSVLVGGVVGDVHRAVTHGRRAGDVARGIRAVAWERLWGQVIQAVVTAVVLLTMPSPVRPALPYVLAGVAVVAGCAALVVRGAARRGRSRLARTARAASDDLRRQLLAPDVWPQLMLASVLVVTGHTATFVIAARVAGCTAPLGVLVALLMVVQTAAVIPLSIGGWGPREGAAAWAFAAAGLGAATGVTVVTLYAVLMLAAVTPGAGLLLGDIVRRARGPGHPDGSGQPDLAPAGVGGRSWLTGGTG, from the coding sequence GTGCGCGCAGGTGCGGTCGGGTTCGGTCGGGCGGTCCGCCGGTTGGGCCCGTTGTTGCTGCGCCTGGCCGGCGGCGTCACCGTGCTGTGGTTTCTCGCGCGGCTGGTGGGCGCGGCGCCGTTCGAGGACGGCCTGCGGGCGGTCACCTGGCCGGCGGTCGTGGCCGCTGCCATGCTCACTGCGCTGACCACGGCGTGTTCGGCCTGGCGGTGGCGGGTCGTCGCCCGGTCACTCGGCATCGGAATCGGGCTGCCGCGCGCGATGGGCGCCTACTACCGTTCCCTGTTCCTCAACTCCGTGCTCGTCGGCGGGGTCGTCGGTGACGTGCACCGAGCGGTCACTCATGGTCGGCGCGCTGGAGACGTGGCGCGGGGGATCCGCGCGGTGGCGTGGGAACGGTTGTGGGGTCAGGTCATCCAGGCTGTGGTGACCGCCGTCGTACTGCTGACGATGCCCTCGCCGGTCCGGCCCGCGCTGCCGTACGTCCTCGCGGGTGTGGCGGTCGTGGCCGGGTGCGCTGCGCTGGTGGTGCGCGGCGCAGCTCGCCGGGGCCGGTCGCGGCTCGCCCGCACGGCCCGGGCCGCGTCTGATGACCTGCGTCGCCAGCTGCTGGCCCCGGACGTGTGGCCCCAGCTCATGCTGGCGTCGGTGCTGGTCGTGACAGGGCACACGGCTACGTTCGTCATCGCGGCCCGGGTCGCCGGCTGCACCGCGCCGCTGGGCGTACTGGTCGCGCTCCTGATGGTGGTCCAGACTGCAGCGGTGATCCCCCTGAGCATCGGTGGGTGGGGGCCACGCGAGGGTGCTGCCGCCTGGGCCTTCGCCGCGGCCGGGCTCGGCGCGGCCACCGGGGTCACGGTCGTCACGCTCTACGCGGTGCTCATGCTGGCCGCGGTGACCCCGGGCGCCGGCCTGCTGCTGGGGGACATCGTTCGCCGCGCACGCGGCCCGGGTCACCCGGACGGGTCGGGACAACCCGATCTGGCCCCCGCAGGCGTTGGGGGGCGCTCGTGGCTGACCGGCGGCACCGGGTGA
- a CDS encoding SRPBCC family protein, whose product MTIRTESRITIASSVRDAWAYFCDVGRWPEWAPTVLECWVRGGAPLQPGSRVEQRAKDLWRTHRRSQEVTAVEAPRYVAFAGSMGTSAARWGMELEPVDDRQTDAKMWIEVDPAGIMRVAPGLLKGSIQRVSDREMAAIKAAVESAAREGAES is encoded by the coding sequence ATGACAATCAGAACCGAGAGCCGCATAACAATCGCTAGCAGCGTCCGCGATGCGTGGGCGTATTTCTGTGACGTCGGACGCTGGCCGGAGTGGGCACCGACGGTTCTCGAGTGCTGGGTTCGCGGGGGAGCTCCGCTTCAGCCCGGCTCGCGGGTCGAGCAGCGGGCGAAGGACCTGTGGCGGACGCACCGCCGGAGCCAGGAGGTGACCGCTGTCGAGGCGCCCCGCTACGTGGCTTTCGCCGGGTCAATGGGTACGTCCGCGGCGCGCTGGGGAATGGAACTCGAACCGGTGGACGACAGGCAGACCGACGCCAAGATGTGGATCGAGGTCGACCCCGCGGGCATCATGCGCGTGGCTCCCGGCCTTCTCAAGGGCAGTATTCAGCGCGTAAGCGATCGCGAGATGGCGGCGATCAAGGCTGCGGTCGAGTCCGCGGCGCGGGAAGGCGCGGAGTCCTAG